GAAGAATCCGGCCAGCCTCGTCGATCAAATGCTGGCGGGGAGTACCCGACGCGGCGTGCAACGAGACGCACTGACCGGTGTCCTCGTCGATGACGTAGCGCTCGGACTCCGGCCGCCCCTACTGGTGCCGTAGGTCGTGGCGAAGGCGGGGGTGCCTTCCTCGATGCTGTCGGCGAAGTCTGCCCGGTCGCGAAGCAGTCGGCGTCCGCCGAACATGAAGAAGGGGACCACCAGTAGCAAGAGATTCACGATGAACGCGATCCCGAACAGCAGTATCGGCGGGAGTGTGATGTCGGAGCTGTGCGCGGTGCCAGGGGATCAGCACGGCCCGGTCGCCGACCCTGTCGAGAGCGTTCTCGACCAGCTTGTCGATTGTGCCGTTGACCTGTGCCATGCCGAAGAAGTAGGTGACGCCCACGAGCAGGATGAGGATTCCGACCGGAAACCCGGCCAGGATGTCATCGAGCGACATGTCCGCGAGCCACAGTCCGATGGCGGATGCGGCGGCGAATGAGGCGACACCGAGATGGTGGCCTACCGGTTATCGGGGAGCGGCCATCGGACATGATGGGACCCATGAGCAGCGAGGCATCTGTGGTCAGCATTCGCCGGGCGCGCACCAGCGACGTCCGACGAATTCGCGAGATCGTCACGCCCTACGTCGACGACCGGATCCTGATTGCGAAGGAGAACGTGGCCTACTACGAGGGCCTCCCTGAGTTCCGGATCGCGGAGATCGATGGCGTGATCGCCGGTGTAGGGGCATTGCACGTCATGTGGGAAGACCTTGCCGAGGTCCGCACCCTCGCGGTCGATCCGATCTTTCGCGGGCACGGGGTCGGGCACAAGCTGCTCAAGCAGTTGATCGCGGACGGTCAGGAGATCGGTGTCCGCCGTATCTTCTGCCTCACCTTCGAGACGGCCTTCTTCGAGC
This region of Blastococcus sp. Marseille-P5729 genomic DNA includes:
- a CDS encoding amino-acid N-acetyltransferase, with product MSSEASVVSIRRARTSDVRRIREIVTPYVDDRILIAKENVAYYEGLPEFRIAEIDGVIAGVGALHVMWEDLAEVRTLAVDPIFRGHGVGHKLLKQLIADGQEIGVRRIFCLTFETAFFEQHGFVEIEGTPVTPDVYVELLHSHDDGVAEFLDLARVKPNTLGNSRMLLTL